A window of Salvia splendens isolate huo1 chromosome 8, SspV2, whole genome shotgun sequence genomic DNA:
tatattttaaaattatgtgcCGTATCAAAGTGGAACATGCGATAAGTGACCTATagaattataatttatttcgaCTTTCGTGCCTAATTTCATTCATGCCTCAGTTATATGGTGTGTAATAACTATAAATTCACATATTTTTGTAATAACAGCACACCAGATTTTTTTTATAGGAGCTCCACCTTTATCAACCAATAAATCTATAtgaccaaattttgtacaacGCAAAACTAAGTTATTTgagaaaaaattgatttatttatgcatttaattaaaacatATGAGAGCATATATAGTACATGGAACGTGCATAATATTGTGGTCATATATTAatgatttgtgtataatttttttattttttcggaaccataaaatataattaatgcataatttaatttaaatttgaaaagtaatATAGAggtaatttaaatataaaaataaaaacgagACTGAAGACTAATCAAGTCTTTTTAACTTATCCACcaactatatttattattttaatatataattaatacatcaaattattaatactataattttttttggtcTTACAAAATTTAGTTATCAACCAGTAGTTGTAAATTCTAATCCACTGCATGACTGTATCTCCCTGCTGCGGCCGCCCGCAGGCAATCAAAGCCCATTCCAATAAGAGATTCCCCTCAAAGTAAAGAGAATACGCAACTGCGCTTTTTCCTAACGCCATTATTACTTCCTTTTGTTTGGCCGTCTGCGCTAACATGCGCCTTCACAAAGTCTACCACCGTTTCTCTATCTTCCATTTCCCCAAACAACCACTCATCCTCtcccactttctctctctaaaacccCCCGACTGCCCTCTGCTCCACCTGATCAAACCTTTTTCGTCATCTTCGCGCGCTACTGGTAGACCGAGAGCAATGACACTCCGCAGCATCGCCCCCGTCCACGCCGCCGAGGGCGACGGCGGCTCTAACGGCGCCACTCGTGCTGCATCCGCCGCAGCTGACTGTGAAGGTAACACCGATTattaaattgaattgaattgaattgaattgaattgaattgaattgcgTTTTTGTTGAGTGATGATTAAGTTATCCAATCCAAATTAATTTGTCGCCTTCAGCTGAATTTGCTCCAGTGAGTGATGGAGTTTCAGCTGAAATCTGCTCTGACTAACggttaaagtgtgttttttctATATGAATTGACTAGGAAtgtgttacggactcaattcccacctcggttgtgagaacaactgacgtggggtatatagactaaatgtgCTATCTCTCCTAAGagactagtcttttgggatgagttctcctgtttggtctgtatcagaATGCAAACAAAGCAGTTGGTCATATTGTTTCTCTGGTGCTAGTATCATTCTAAAATTACTAGATGTCCATGTTCACATTTTGTTTCATGTGCATTATGCTATATTTCTGTGAAGTAGAAATTTTAGTGAAGCCATAGTCTCAATCAATTGATCAGAAGTAGATTTTTCGAAGCAAACTGAATTAGTCAGTGATGGTTGTATTCCTTTAGCTTGATTCTCTTTGATTTCTCATTTTTGACATTTTATGCAGATTCATCATTGGGAAATGGATACCGGCTTCCTCCACCGGAGATAAAAGATATTGTTGATGCTCCACCTCTTCCAATAATATCATTTTCTCCTCATCGGGATAAAATACTATTCCTCAAGAGAAGATCACTTCCTCCCTTGGCAGAATTGGCAAGACCCGAGGAGAAACTTGCTGGCATCCGCATTGATGGGAGATGTAATTCCAGGAGCAGAATGTGGGTAGCAGTTTGTATCTTGGATTTTTTAGTCACTGTTAGTTTTTTAATAAACCAACAGTGTAGATGGTTTTATGTTTAAAAGTTTTATTGTCTAACTGAAGAATAACCTGACATTTACTTCCAGGTCATACTACACCGGTATTGGAATCTATCAATTACTGAACGATGGTACCCTAGGTCCTGAAAAAGAAGTACATGGTCTTCCAAGTGGTGctaaaattaactttatttcaTGGTAAGCCTTTCTTTGAGAAATATGCTATGCTCATGTATGCGGTCTGATAGTTATAAtccttattcttcttcttcttcttcacataTTACTATTCTTGAGGAATCATAAGGATTATGCATAGTTATCTTACTACAAGTATTTTCTTTATCCTTAACTCacttaatttccttttttaacaaGGTCAAATGATGGTACACATCTTGCCTTCAGTGTTAGAACTGACGAGGTATTGATTTCCATTTTAGTATTCCTTCATAGCATGTCATCACTATCACATCGTGCGTAGTCCATTTTGCTCacgtaatatttatttatttttagagaAGAACGAATCTTCTCATTCTTGGCTTGTTATTTATGATATATGTTCTCTATAAGAATGCTATGGCTCTTACACTCGATATCTTTTCAGGATGATGGCAGTAGTAGCAAGTTGAGATTATGGGTGGCTGAAACTAAAACTGGAAAAGCTAGACCTCTTTTCCAAACACAAGATATTTTTCTAAATGCAGTTTTTGATAAGTATGCTCCATACCTTTAGAATTTGGTTTATTTGCTATTatctttttcacattttaaataTCTCATGTTTTCTGCGCAGCTTTGTGTGGTTAAATAACTCAACCTTGTTGGTTTGTACAATTCCTCTATCTCGGGGAGATCCTCCAAAGAAACCCTTGGTTCCTCGTGGTCCCAAGATCCAATCCAATGAGCAGAAGGAATTAATTCAAGCTAGAACACATCAAGATCTTCTCAAAGATGAATATGatgaattattatttgactACTATGCAACTTCACAGCTTGTTCTAGTAACTCTTGATGGAATAGTGAAGCCAGTTGGACCTCAGGCTATATATACATCGTTGGATCCATCACCAGATGAAAAATACATTAAGATTTGTTCGATGCATAGGCCATATTCTTTCATTGTACCTTGTGGGAGATTCCCTAGGAAGGTTGATCTTTGGACAGCTGATGGAAATTTTATTAGAGAAATTTGCGATTTACCCCTTGCGGAGGATATTCCCATTGCACATAACAGTGTCAGAAGAGGAAAGCGCTCAATCCAATGGAGAGCTGATAAGCCATCAACACTTGTCTGGTATGTAGTGCAAAGAAAGAAAATTCTCGTTTGAGTGATATTTGTACCAAATCACATGATAGTATTGTTGAATGGAAATGTGGTATAACTGCAAATAGGTTGTATGCAAGTATTTAGCACTTTATCATTTATCAGGATAACACTATAGCTTAAGATGCATCGGTTAATTATTGTTTCCAAATCTGAGATCCTCCACTTCtctttttgttgtttattttgCTGGATTTAGATATTTTTTTGGACATTCTGCATGACAAATGATCATTTGTGCTGATTAAAATTAATTGGTGACTAACTTTTTTTTGTGGCGATAAAGGGTTGAGACACAGGACGGTGGTGATGCAAAAATCGATGTCTCCCCACGTGATATAGTTTATACAGAACCTGCTGAGCCACATAAAAATGATCAGCCAATTATTTTGCATAAACTTGATTTTCGCTATGGGTAAGATTTGCGACGTGGCGTTAGTCTATTAATCAGTATATATTGGGTGTTTATATGAAAACAGTATACGTCATGCCTATTTCATCACATAATGTGATACGAATCATATGATTTACTTGATTGTTTTTTACAATTATACTGCTTCCTTGCTCGTGTGTAGCATATTTCCTGATGCTAATAAGTGAGGATCTTGATTTTGAAAATTGAATGATTTCACATTTTCACTTGCTAAGTTTCTGTAGAAAGTTGATTTTGAAAATTAGTTAATGACTTGTTCTCGCCTGATCATTTACTTGAAAGTTTGGCTTAGTTTGATAATTGAAACTCAAGTATGGTTTTATAGGTAGCCTTCTTAAATTATTGATTTCAACATCTCCACTTTTGACACATTGTAGTTattgattctttttttttgttaatcaCTTGACATGTTGAGATCACCCCTTGTCATTTCTGAATTCCTTGTGCAGAGGGATCTCTTGGTGTGACGACTCACTTGCCCTAGTCTATGAATCTTGGTATAAAACACGGAAAATAAGAACCTGGGTTATTTCACCTGGGTGTGAGGGTGCAACTCCGCGCATACTTTTTGATAGGTCTTCTGAAGATGTTTATTCAGATCCTGGTTCTCCTATGTTGCGGAGAACACCTTCAGGCACTTATGTGATTGCAAAGATAAAAAAGGAAGGCGATGAAGGCACATATGTCCTATTAAATGGAAGTGGTGCCACCCCACAAGGGAATGTGCCATTTGTGGATTTATTTGACATGTGAGTGTCATGTTTCTTTTGCTACTTTTTCATCATATATTAACAATAGAATCTGACTTGAAGAGTTTCAGAAATACAGGCAGTAAAGAACGAATATGGGAGAGTGACAAGGAAAAATATTACGAGACTGTTGTTACTCTGATGTCTGATCAGGATGAAGGGGACATGCCTCTTAATCGGTTAAAAGTATTAACCTCTAAAGAATCCAAAACTGAAAACACACAGTATTACATGCTGAGTTGGCCAGAAAAGAAAGCATGTCAGATCACAGATTTTCCACATCCTTACCCTCAGTTGTCTTCACTAAAGAAAGAAATGATTAGGTATGAAAGGAAGGATGGTGTTCAACTCACTGCAACATTGTATCTTCCTCCTGATTATGATCCTGCAAAAGACGGCCCACTTCCATGTTTAATGTGGTCTTATCCTGGCGAGTTTAAAAGCAAAAATGCAGCCAGTCAAGTGCGTGGCTCCCCAAATGAGTTTGCCGGCATTGGTTCAACATCTCCTCTGCTCTGGCTAGCAAGAAGGTAGACTCCTTATATTATCACTTGCTTAAGGTTGTACtatcttttttattattcatagtCATTAGCTTCTCATTGACCTCATCATTAGGCTTGATGTCATGCGCATTTGCTGTACTCTAAGTCTCTAATGACTTAACATCTTGCAGGTTCGCTATCTTATCAGGACCAACAATTCCTATAATTGGAGAGGGTACCGAGGAGGcaaatgataggtatttttacTGAATGATCTGTTTTACTACTTGATAGATGCGATATTTTGGAGGATCCAAAagatccattagatctctgccAGTATTCATTAATAACTTAATAACTGGTTTCTTTCATCAGCTATGTGGAGCAACTTGTTGCAAGTGCAGAGGCTGCAGTGAATGAAGTTATTCGCCGGGGAGTACGTTCGTCCACTTCTAATTTTCATAAATGCAGTCTTTACTGAAAAATGGCAATGATATTGACATTGGTCTCTCCAGGTGGCTCATCCTAACAAAATTGCTATTGGAGGTCATTCATATGGGGCTTTCATGACTGCAAATCTCCTTGCTCATGCACCACATCTTTTCAGTTGTGGAATTGCTCGCTCTGGTGCA
This region includes:
- the LOC121744843 gene encoding probable glutamyl endopeptidase, chloroplastic — protein: MRLHKVYHRFSIFHFPKQPLILSHFLSLKPPDCPLLHLIKPFSSSSRATGRPRAMTLRSIAPVHAAEGDGGSNGATRAASAAADCEDSSLGNGYRLPPPEIKDIVDAPPLPIISFSPHRDKILFLKRRSLPPLAELARPEEKLAGIRIDGRCNSRSRMSYYTGIGIYQLLNDGTLGPEKEVHGLPSGAKINFISWSNDGTHLAFSVRTDEDDGSSSKLRLWVAETKTGKARPLFQTQDIFLNAVFDNFVWLNNSTLLVCTIPLSRGDPPKKPLVPRGPKIQSNEQKELIQARTHQDLLKDEYDELLFDYYATSQLVLVTLDGIVKPVGPQAIYTSLDPSPDEKYIKICSMHRPYSFIVPCGRFPRKVDLWTADGNFIREICDLPLAEDIPIAHNSVRRGKRSIQWRADKPSTLVWVETQDGGDAKIDVSPRDIVYTEPAEPHKNDQPIILHKLDFRYGGISWCDDSLALVYESWYKTRKIRTWVISPGCEGATPRILFDRSSEDVYSDPGSPMLRRTPSGTYVIAKIKKEGDEGTYVLLNGSGATPQGNVPFVDLFDINTGSKERIWESDKEKYYETVVTLMSDQDEGDMPLNRLKVLTSKESKTENTQYYMLSWPEKKACQITDFPHPYPQLSSLKKEMIRYERKDGVQLTATLYLPPDYDPAKDGPLPCLMWSYPGEFKSKNAASQVRGSPNEFAGIGSTSPLLWLARRFAILSGPTIPIIGEGTEEANDSYVEQLVASAEAAVNEVIRRGVAHPNKIAIGGHSYGAFMTANLLAHAPHLFSCGIARSGAYNRTLTPFGFQNEDRTLWEAVSTYVEMSPFISANKIKKPILLIHGEEDNNSGTLTMQSDRFFNALKGHGALCRLVILPFESHGYSARESVMHVLWETDRWLQSYCVANASKEPDAPEESSNKDTSSAETKIVGAAGGVTEQPDQEPDRIHIICKSSL